Proteins from one Podospora pseudocomata strain CBS 415.72m chromosome 4, whole genome shotgun sequence genomic window:
- a CDS encoding hypothetical protein (COG:S; EggNog:ENOG503P6E8), whose protein sequence is MPGSSLWLLPPLTHPLYSILTKLISSTLPSKCPSEAASSPKVKPHYFSPHMTLTSDIPPSVYASDPQAWLDSIPFPSAEHVKVRFCKVKSQDVFYRRCYISVGYEGVKYLAGISRARGVFGEEDERGEKTKEWLEWWRKQFGPHVSLMYGDVPITEEKMREVSRIIVDAGVALPDDGQAASGERGMYDGWDGGVVWLVPSDGPIQEWKPIAVREL, encoded by the exons ATGCCTGGCTCTTCCCTTTGGCTTCTGCCTCCACTGACGCATCCCCTCTACTCCATCCTCACGAAGCTCATCAGTTcgaccctcccctccaagtGCCCCTCCGAAGCTGCATCATCTCCTAAAGTCAAACCGCACTACTTCTCCCCCCACATGACCCTGACCAGTGATATCCCTCCCTCTGTGTACGCGTCCGACCCACAAGCATGGCTCGACTCGATCCCCTTCCCTTCTGCCGAACACGTCAAGGTCCGTTTCTGCAAGGTGAAGAGTCAGGATGTTTTCTATAGGCGGTGTTACATATCTGTCGGGTACGAGGGCGTCAAATACCTTGCGGGGATTTCGAGGGCGAGGGGAGtgtttggggaagaggacgaaCGGGGCGAGAAGACGAAGGAATGGTtggagtggtggaggaagcagTTTGGGCCGCATGTTAGCTTGATGTA CGGTGATGTACCGATTACTGAGGAGAAAATGAGAGAGGTAAGTCGAATAATTGTGGATGCCGGGGTCGCTTTGCCGGATGATGGACAGGCTGCGAGCGGAGAGAGAGGGATGTACGATggctgggatggtggtgtggtatGGCTGGTTCCATCGGATGGGCCGATTCAGGAGTGGAAGCCAATCGCAGTGAGAGAATTATAG
- a CDS encoding hypothetical protein (EggNog:ENOG503PX1P), translating to MPTTHLGTKGQPLIAAKLALGTNNQNSQPQADAYIAHTVLSKGYVAYRATLTNWLPNYQYLHRAPCLEVPVNGGEHWRHDNQSQVKRDTTLTLLPHKRLVVSEDFPLGSPWPSNCAAKKGHLRDVKALSSSSSKLTGEKKRENKAVKETVWWLKFDCRGVPEEMKGAMQEEDEEKERVKQRQAEKARFQGGRMVQRGNAKVWRKEPRFRGSGRVVTLDDPVKDVKELAFGEQILPSDLWRENRRWNAPTVEEGEGMRMEDIIREEPAYTIRTVQRRTPKKNVKKTIKKRVSFKTPLVEEIPYLQPPELLLPDSASDCGLSLGSDSGCEYDGFLDFSEDEAQGWVPVMVREDQKEEEEGWVSLTGSWMMLGGVPEEKKMVKL from the coding sequence atgccaacaacacaccTCGGCACCAAGGGGCAACCCCTGATCGCAGCAAAGTTAGCATTAGGGACCAACAATCAAAATTCACAACCTCAAGCAGATGCCTACATAGCCCATACGGTCCTATCCAAGGGCTACGTAGCATACCGAGCAACTCTGACGAACTGGCTACCTAATTACCAATATTTACATCGAGCTCCCTGTCTCGAAGTCCCAGTTAACGGTGGCGAACATTGGAGACACGACAACCAGTCACAAGTCAAGCGAGATACTACGCTCACCCTCTTACCGCACAAGCGCCTTGTTGTCTCCGAGGACTTTCCCCTAGGTAGCCCCTGGCCGAGCAATTGCGCCGCGAAGAAAGGCCACTTACGCGATGTCAAGGCTCTCAGCTCAAGTTCATCAAAACTCAcaggagagaagaaaagggagAACAAGGCGGTAAAGGAGACGGTTTGGTGGCTGAAGTTTGACTGTCGGGGTGTGCCGGAGGAAATGAAAGGAGCTAtgcaagaggaggatgaagagaaagaaCGAGTTAAGCAGCGACAGGCGGAGAAGGCAAGATTTCAGGGTGGGAGAATGGTGCAGAGAGGAAATGCAAAGGTGTGGAGAAAGGAACCTCGATTCAGGGGCAGTGGGAGAGTCGTGACGCTTGATGATCCTGTGAAAGATGTCAAGGAACTGGCCTTTGGAGAGCAAATCCTGCCCAGTGACTTGTGGAGGGAAAACAGACGTTGGAATGCTCCAactgtcgaggagggtgagggaaTGAGAATGGAGGATATCATTCGTGAGGAGCCGGCTTATACGATTAGAACAGTACAACGACGTACCCCCAAGAAGAATGTCAAGAAAACGATCAAGAAACGGGTCAGCTTCAAAACCCCGTTGGTGGAAGAGATTCCGTACTTGCAGCCACCTGAGCTCTTGCTACCGGATTCGGCTAGTGATTGTGGGTTGAGCCTGGGATCGGATAGCGGATGTGAATACGATGGTTTCCTCGACTTTTCCGAGGATGAGGCTCAGGGATGGGTGCCTGTTATGGTGCGAGAAGACCaaaaggaagaagaggaagggtggGTATCCCTTACTGGGTCCTGGATGATGCTTGGCGGAGTGccagaggaaaagaagatggTGAAGTTGTAG
- a CDS encoding hypothetical protein (EggNog:ENOG503P5BJ) yields MVRLHLPFATALAHSISALASAIPHVSPNTIIDTRDVSSSSIEDTVLAKPNTVILKPIRFPRPVNTRRELRAAFSLKSEETLYWSGEDGTIAKLRIETAGENENLVNLELIDDLITQVSCPQTDGELKLTFSKEADFDEAEDIWQWVNKKPDNHFFLLVGDGACGNNTERIIYNVTGLIYNDEKETVILSVEQTTWKKAAHTFDLTVGRPAVPPSEIEKRQFFKDAWNKIKDGFTKVGEKIKETADKVIGKAKEKVEEIPAVTVPVLGEVNPFDPAFNPDFSIPFESNLTAKTISLSRDQIDASATCISCFTTGSLLIEARFAAKAFKLSEANVEISLSDELAATAIVALKAQGSVLNGAALSQSIPIFEYSPAGIAIPGVLTLGPTVAISLGAELGELKGSLGVTLGGTASLPKGSTAKLDFLNEARMSKSGWEITFEEQPLKVDANVEARASAFLKGSIGMEVSVVETGFAAELTVKAPTLSASLKTITCLSALPQETLIHDWL; encoded by the exons ATGGTTCGCCTGCACCTTCCTTTCGCTACTGCCTTGGCGCACAGCATTTCTGCTCTTGCTAGCGCGATTCCACATGTTTcgcccaacaccatcattgACACTCGCGACGTgagctcatcatccatcgAAGACACAGTCTTGGCAAAACCCAACACTGTCATCCTGAAGCCCATTCGGTTTCCTCGCCCGGTAAATACCAGACGTGAGCTCCGAGCTGCCTTTTCGCTCAAGTCCGAAGAGACTCTTTACTGGTCTGGCGAGGACGGCACCATCGCCAAGCTTCGCATCGAAACCGCCGGCGAAAACGAAAATCTCGTGAACCTCGAGCTCATCGACGACCTCATCACCCAAGTCAGCTGTCCCCAGACCGACGGCGAGTTGAAGCTTACCTTTTCCAAGGAAGCCGACTTTGACGAAGCGGAAGATATATGGCAGTGGGTCAACAAGAAGCCTGACAACCACTTCTTCctgcttgttggtgatggtgcttgTGGCAACAACACCGAGCGTATCATCTACAATGTCACTGGGCTGATCTATAATGACGAGAAGGAAACTGTTATCTTGAGTGTCGAGCAAACAACGTGGAAGAAAGCGGCACATACTTTTGACTTGACCGTCGGCCGGCCGGCGGTCCCTCCCAGTGAGATTGAAAAGAGGCAGTTCTTCAAGGATGCGTGGAACAAAATCAAAGATGGGTTTACTAAGGTCGGAgaaaagatcaaggagaCCGCCGACAAGGTCATCGGGAAAGCTAAGGAGAAGGTCGAGGAGATTCCAGCTGTTACCGTTCCTGTGCTAGGTGAGGTGAACCCGTTCGACCCAGCTTTTAACCCCGATTTCTCGATTCCGTTCGAGTCGAATCTCACGGCAAAGACGATCTCGCTCTCTCGGGACCAAATCGACGCTTCAGCTACATGCATCAGCTGCTTTACGACCGGGTCATTGCTCATTGAGGCAAGGTTCGCGGCCAAGGCGTTCAAGCTATCCGAGGCCAACGTGGAGATCTCTTTGTCCGACGAGCTGGCGGCCACTGCCATTGTTGCTCTGAAGGCGCAAGGCAGTGTGTTGAACGGGGCTGCCTTGTCACAGAGTATTCCGATATTTGAGTACTCGCCTGCGGGTATTGCTATACCTGGTGTGCTCACTCTGGGCCCAACAGTGGCTATCTCTTTAGGTGCTGAGCTTGGTGAGCTGAAGGGGAGTCTTGGCGTCACCCTTGGGGGCACGGCTAGCCTGCCCAAGGGATCAACTGCCAAGCTTGACTTTTTGAATGAGGCCAGAATGAGTAAGAGCGGTTGGGAGATCACGTTTGAGGAGCAGCCCCTGAAGGTGGATGCAAATGTTGAAGCTCGCGCTTCGGCTTTCCTTAAGGGCTCGATCGGGATGGAAGTCAGTGTTGTTG AAACGGGCTTTGCTGCTGAGTTGACTGTGAAAGCGCCAACTTTGTCTGCGTCTTTAAAGACAATCACTTGTTTGTCTGCCCTTCCCCAAGAGACGCTGATTCACGATTGGCTTTGA